From Microbacterium invictum, the proteins below share one genomic window:
- the gatC gene encoding Asp-tRNA(Asn)/Glu-tRNA(Gln) amidotransferase subunit GatC, which produces MSEITPDLVRHLGVLARIQLSDEEVERLTGQLDVIVDNIAKVSEVATPDVPATSHPIALSNVFRPDTVGDMLTVEQVLQNAPDAADSRFRVTAILGEEQ; this is translated from the coding sequence GTGTCTGAAATCACCCCTGATCTCGTGCGCCATCTCGGCGTCCTCGCCCGGATCCAGCTGAGCGACGAGGAGGTGGAGCGTCTCACCGGCCAGCTCGACGTGATCGTCGACAACATCGCCAAGGTCTCTGAGGTCGCCACCCCCGACGTTCCGGCCACGAGCCACCCGATCGCCCTGTCGAACGTGTTCCGGCCCGACACCGTCGGCGACATGCTGACGGTGGAGCAGGTGCTGCAGAATGCTCCGGATGCCGCGGACAGCCGTTTCCGGGTGACCGCGATCCTCGGTGAAGAGCAGTGA